The following are encoded together in the Magnetospirillum gryphiswaldense MSR-1 v2 genome:
- the rpsK gene encoding 30S ribosomal protein S11, whose translation MAKPAAARPRRRERKNITSGVAHVNSTFNNTMITITDAQGNTISWSSSGMQGFKGSRKSTPYAAQVAAEDAGRKAMEHGMRTLEVEVKGPGAGRESALRALQAVGFSITSIRDVTPIPHNGCRPRKRRRV comes from the coding sequence ATGGCAAAGCCTGCTGCCGCTCGTCCGCGTCGTCGCGAGCGCAAAAACATCACCTCCGGTGTTGCTCACGTGAACTCCACGTTCAACAACACCATGATCACCATCACCGACGCCCAGGGCAACACCATCTCGTGGTCGTCCTCGGGTATGCAGGGCTTCAAGGGCTCGCGCAAGTCGACCCCGTACGCCGCCCAGGTGGCTGCCGAAGACGCTGGCCGCAAGGCCATGGAACACGGCATGCGCACCCTGGAAGTGGAAGTCAAGGGTCCGGGCGCTGGTCGTGAAAGCGCCTTGCGCGCGCTGCAGGCGGTGGGCTTTTCCATCACCTCGATCCGCGACGTCACTCCGATCCCGCACAACGGTTGCCGTCCGCGCAAGCGTCGTCGCGTCTGA
- a CDS encoding DNA-directed RNA polymerase subunit alpha yields the protein MIQKNWQELIKPSKLQVEPGADAARVATVIAEPLERGFGMTLGNSLRRILLSSLQGAAVTAIQIEGVLHEFSSVPGVREDVTDIILNIKNLGLRMHGEGPKRMQLRASGPGEVKAGMIEAGHDIEIMDPDLVLCTLDQGAKLNIEFTVETGKGYVPASQNRTEDSPIGLIPIDAIFSPVKKVAYKVENTRVGQVTDYDKLSMVLETNGAVTPDDAVALAARILQDQLQLFINFDEPTHVVEEEKKDELPFNKNLLRKVDELELSVRSANCLKNDNIIYIGDLVQKTEAEMLRTPNFGRKSLNEIKEVLSHMGLHLGMEIPNWPPENIEDLAKKLEEPY from the coding sequence GTGATTCAGAAGAACTGGCAGGAATTGATCAAGCCCTCCAAGCTCCAGGTCGAGCCCGGTGCCGACGCTGCCCGCGTCGCTACCGTGATTGCCGAACCCCTCGAACGCGGCTTCGGCATGACTTTGGGCAACAGCTTGCGCCGCATTTTGCTGTCCTCGCTTCAGGGTGCCGCGGTTACCGCCATCCAGATCGAGGGTGTGCTGCATGAGTTTTCGTCCGTTCCGGGTGTGCGGGAAGATGTCACCGACATCATCCTGAACATCAAGAATTTGGGCCTGCGCATGCATGGCGAAGGGCCGAAGCGTATGCAGCTGCGGGCCTCCGGCCCCGGCGAAGTCAAGGCCGGCATGATCGAAGCGGGTCATGACATCGAGATCATGGACCCCGATCTGGTGCTGTGCACCTTGGATCAGGGCGCCAAGCTGAACATCGAATTCACGGTGGAAACCGGCAAGGGCTATGTGCCGGCGTCGCAGAACCGCACCGAGGATTCGCCCATCGGCCTGATCCCCATCGATGCCATCTTCTCGCCGGTGAAGAAGGTCGCCTACAAGGTGGAAAACACCCGCGTCGGCCAAGTCACCGATTACGACAAGCTGTCCATGGTGCTGGAAACCAACGGCGCCGTCACTCCCGATGACGCGGTGGCTCTGGCCGCCCGCATCCTGCAGGACCAGTTGCAGCTGTTCATCAACTTCGACGAACCGACCCATGTGGTCGAGGAAGAGAAGAAGGACGAACTGCCCTTCAACAAGAACCTGCTGCGCAAGGTGGACGAGCTGGAATTGTCGGTTCGTTCGGCCAACTGCCTGAAGAACGACAACATCATCTATATCGGCGATCTGGTGCAAAAGACCGAAGCCGAGATGCTGCGCACCCCGAACTTCGGCCGCAAGTCCCTGAACGAGATCAAGGAAGTGCTCTCGCATATGGGTCTGCATTTGGGCATGGAAATTCCCAATTGGCCGCCGGAGAACATTGAAGATCTGGCTAAGAAGCTGGAAGAGCCCTACTGA
- the rplQ gene encoding 50S ribosomal protein L17: protein MRHGMSGRKLNRTSSHRKAMFSNMVTALLKHEQIKTTLPKAKDLRPIAEKIISLGKSGTLHDRRRAFAILRDDAVVAKLFAVIGPRYKDRNGGYTRVLKAGFRYGDCAPMAVIELVDRDPAAKGTDSGPTAEKNAESEE from the coding sequence ATGCGTCACGGAATGTCCGGTCGTAAGCTGAATCGTACCAGCTCGCATCGTAAGGCCATGTTTTCCAACATGGTTACTGCCCTGCTGAAGCACGAGCAGATCAAGACCACCCTGCCCAAGGCCAAGGATCTGCGTCCGATCGCCGAAAAGATCATCTCCCTGGGCAAGTCGGGCACCTTGCACGACCGTCGCCGCGCCTTCGCCATCCTGCGCGACGACGCCGTGGTCGCCAAGCTGTTCGCCGTCATCGGCCCGCGCTACAAGGATCGCAACGGTGGTTACACCCGCGTGCTCAAGGCCGGTTTCCGTTACGGTGACTGCGCCCCCATGGCGGTGATCGAGCTGGTTGACCGCGATCCGGCGGCCAAGGGCACCGATTCCGGCCCGACTGCCGAGAAGAATGCCGAATCCGAGGAATAA